Proteins encoded within one genomic window of Thermus albus:
- a CDS encoding ATP-dependent helicase codes for MKGLTGSSRLRVYGPPGTGKTTWLKDEVERLLRSGVPGEEIAVCSFSRAAFREFASRLAGQVPEDNLGTIHSLAYRAIGRPPLALTKDALSDWNRRVPDTWRVTPRVDGRGADLLDVMDPYEDEDSRPPGDKLYDRVAYLRNTLAPMAAWSEEERAFFQTWKAWMNAKELVDFPGMLEMALAKPGGLGARFLLVDEAQDLTPLQLLLVEKWAQGARLALVGDDDQAIYGFMGADGASFLGVPVEDELVLGQSYRVPARVQRVAEAVIRRAQNRAPKRYAPRGDEGEVRLLWVPPEAPYHAVADAIERVNRGESVLFLATAKYLLEELKAELLLRGEPYANPYAPHRHAFNLFPQGARSAWEKARSFLFPNRIAADVKAWTKHVSSKVFAVKGEEARRYIESFPDEEKVGDDHPIWNVFRPEHRPHAVGRDVSWLLDHLLGNAPKTMRQSLMVALKSPEAVLQGRARVWIGTIHSVKGGEADWVYVWPGYTRKAAREHPDQLHRLFYVAATRARKGLVLMDQGKAPHAYPWPAVREEVEVDVW; via the coding sequence ATGAAGGGGTTGACTGGTTCTAGCCGCCTCCGGGTCTACGGGCCGCCCGGGACGGGGAAGACCACGTGGCTCAAGGACGAGGTGGAGCGGCTCCTCCGCTCCGGCGTACCCGGGGAGGAGATCGCCGTGTGCTCTTTCTCCCGGGCGGCGTTCCGCGAGTTTGCCTCCAGGCTCGCCGGGCAGGTGCCTGAGGACAACCTCGGGACCATCCACAGCCTGGCCTACCGGGCCATCGGAAGGCCTCCTCTGGCCCTGACGAAGGACGCCCTGAGCGACTGGAACCGCCGGGTGCCCGACACCTGGCGCGTGACCCCGAGGGTGGACGGGAGGGGGGCGGACCTCCTGGACGTCATGGACCCCTACGAGGACGAGGACTCGAGGCCCCCCGGGGACAAGCTCTACGACCGGGTGGCCTACCTCCGGAACACCCTCGCCCCCATGGCGGCCTGGAGCGAGGAGGAAAGGGCCTTCTTCCAGACCTGGAAGGCCTGGATGAACGCTAAGGAGCTTGTGGACTTCCCCGGGATGCTGGAAATGGCCCTGGCGAAGCCCGGCGGCCTCGGAGCGCGCTTCCTCCTGGTAGACGAGGCCCAGGACCTCACCCCGCTCCAGCTCCTCCTGGTGGAGAAGTGGGCCCAAGGGGCTCGGCTCGCCCTGGTGGGGGACGACGACCAGGCCATCTACGGCTTCATGGGGGCGGACGGGGCCTCGTTTCTCGGGGTCCCGGTGGAAGACGAGCTTGTCCTAGGTCAATCCTACCGCGTCCCCGCCAGGGTGCAACGGGTGGCGGAGGCCGTCATCCGCCGGGCGCAGAACCGGGCCCCGAAGCGCTACGCCCCCCGTGGGGACGAGGGAGAGGTGCGCCTCCTCTGGGTGCCTCCAGAGGCCCCCTACCACGCCGTGGCGGACGCCATAGAGCGGGTGAACAGGGGGGAAAGCGTTCTCTTCCTCGCCACGGCCAAGTACCTCCTGGAGGAGCTGAAGGCGGAACTCCTTCTCCGGGGCGAACCCTACGCCAACCCTTATGCCCCGCACCGCCACGCTTTCAACCTCTTCCCCCAGGGAGCGAGGAGCGCCTGGGAGAAGGCGCGGAGCTTCCTCTTCCCCAACCGCATCGCGGCGGACGTGAAGGCGTGGACCAAGCACGTGAGCTCCAAGGTCTTCGCCGTGAAGGGGGAGGAGGCGAGGCGGTACATAGAGAGCTTCCCGGACGAGGAGAAGGTGGGGGACGACCACCCCATCTGGAACGTCTTCCGCCCGGAGCACCGTCCGCACGCCGTGGGGCGGGACGTGTCCTGGCTCCTGGACCACCTCCTCGGGAACGCCCCCAAGACCATGCGCCAGAGCCTCATGGTGGCCCTGAAGAGCCCGGAGGCGGTCCTCCAGGGCAGGGCTAGGGTGTGGATCGGAACGATCCACAGCGTGAAGGGCGGCGAAGCGGACTGGGTGTACGTCTGGCCTGGGTACACGAGAAAGGCGGCTAGGGAGCACCCGGACCAGCTACACAGGCTCTTCTACGTGGCCGCCACCCGGGCGAGGAAGGGGCTCGTGCTCATGGACCAGGGGAAGGCCCCGCACGCCTACCCCTGGCCCGCCGTGAGGGAAGAGGTGGAGGTGGACGTATGGTGA
- a CDS encoding RusA family crossover junction endodeoxyribonuclease, which produces MKVSLPWPPSVNHYWAARGNSRYLSPRARAWREEASWRLRAARNGRGRITREVAVFVFAYPPDRRKRDLDNILKAILDALVHGGILKDDSQVAEIHLIRRRPEPGGMVELYLEVIDP; this is translated from the coding sequence GTGAAGGTTTCGCTGCCCTGGCCCCCCTCGGTTAACCACTACTGGGCGGCCAGGGGGAATAGCCGCTACCTGTCCCCTCGGGCCCGGGCCTGGCGGGAAGAGGCGTCCTGGCGGCTGCGGGCAGCCAGGAACGGGCGTGGGCGCATCACGCGGGAAGTGGCCGTGTTTGTGTTCGCCTACCCCCCAGATCGCCGGAAGCGCGATTTGGACAACATCCTGAAGGCCATTCTGGACGCCCTGGTGCATGGGGGCATCCTGAAAGACGATAGTCAGGTGGCTGAGATCCACCTTATCCGCCGCAGACCAGAGCCGGGCGGAATGGTGGAGCTCTACCTGGAGGTGATAGACCCTTGA
- a CDS encoding terminase large subunit domain-containing protein translates to MPGKNDPPVWWDIGVGREAHPGYYLGLMGIAPDPWQREVMAVNRDTLVLASRQAGKSTAAAALALHRAVSAGGTVLVVAPTERQSTELVLRVRKMAALAGLPLEAEGRTYLEMEGGGRVIALPAHPEGIRGYTAVMVVLDEAAYIPDDLYVAVRPMLAVTRGRVLAISTPAGKRGWFWREWHEGGDHWHRVRVSAEEVPRFSPEFLQAERLRVGERMFAQEYLAEFVEERQGALWRWEWFERPAFRVEAPPTDLVRVVVGVDPAASMAEGSAETGIVVAGLGADGHYYVLGDYSLRGSPEEWRARVLHAYHAHQADVIVAEKNQGGDMVEAIFRAANMDLPLRVVTATRGKAVRAEPVALLYEQGRVHHVGVLRELETQLTGWVPGDPVSPDRMDALVWAVTHLMNHTKVGLTYEEQLRYASR, encoded by the coding sequence GTGCCCGGCAAGAATGACCCCCCCGTGTGGTGGGACATAGGGGTGGGCAGAGAGGCCCACCCCGGCTACTACCTCGGGCTCATGGGCATCGCCCCCGACCCATGGCAGCGGGAGGTGATGGCCGTGAACCGGGACACCCTCGTCCTGGCGTCCCGCCAGGCAGGGAAGTCCACGGCAGCCGCCGCCCTCGCCCTTCATCGGGCGGTGTCCGCCGGGGGTACGGTGCTGGTGGTGGCCCCCACCGAGCGCCAGTCTACAGAGTTAGTGCTCCGGGTTCGCAAAATGGCCGCGCTGGCGGGGTTGCCCCTGGAGGCCGAGGGCCGCACCTACCTGGAGATGGAGGGCGGTGGGAGGGTCATCGCCCTCCCCGCCCACCCCGAGGGCATCCGGGGGTACACCGCGGTTATGGTGGTGCTGGATGAAGCGGCGTACATCCCTGACGACCTTTACGTGGCCGTGCGCCCTATGCTGGCCGTCACCAGGGGGCGGGTTCTCGCCATCTCCACCCCGGCGGGCAAACGGGGCTGGTTTTGGCGGGAATGGCACGAGGGGGGAGATCACTGGCACCGGGTGCGGGTGTCCGCTGAGGAAGTGCCCCGGTTTAGCCCGGAGTTTTTGCAGGCGGAACGTCTGCGGGTGGGCGAGCGGATGTTTGCCCAGGAGTACCTGGCCGAGTTCGTGGAAGAGCGCCAGGGCGCTCTATGGCGCTGGGAGTGGTTCGAGCGCCCAGCGTTCCGTGTCGAAGCCCCCCCGACGGATCTGGTGCGGGTGGTCGTGGGCGTGGACCCCGCCGCTTCCATGGCCGAGGGGTCGGCGGAAACCGGCATTGTTGTGGCGGGGCTGGGGGCAGATGGACACTACTACGTCCTTGGCGACTATTCCTTGCGCGGTAGCCCGGAGGAGTGGAGGGCCCGCGTGCTGCACGCATACCACGCCCACCAGGCAGACGTGATAGTGGCCGAGAAGAACCAGGGCGGGGATATGGTAGAGGCGATATTTCGGGCCGCTAACATGGACCTTCCCCTCCGGGTGGTAACCGCCACCAGGGGTAAGGCGGTGCGGGCTGAGCCTGTGGCTCTTCTCTACGAGCAGGGGCGGGTCCACCACGTGGGCGTCCTGCGTGAGCTAGAAACGCAGCTGACCGGATGGGTGCCCGGCGACCCCGTCAGCCCGGACCGCATGGACGCATTGGTGTGGGCCGTGACGCACCTCATGAACCACACGAAGGTCGGGCTCACCTACGAGGAGCAGTTGCGCTATGCATCCCGTTGA
- a CDS encoding phage portal protein: MLRARLANLTAEIRALDEAMAWAAGTWSPAPGEILPHPVGQEATAAWHRALRRVAAIGPRIVSTLVGGVVGSVTWGGESRRVDRALEALDLTKLARALTEDLLVQGVAAGYVYEREDGQVRIGRITGYLQPIQDGQDADILVALYQVQSYLDVGRGLRYWVRWWDLEGAVAQEWRDLPDPVSFSTRPPSAEIPGVRPRMRVWALDPDGTPQSLILWALPMLRDIMASELMLARAEELAGYPVPIFGPDTDVQAVGPGLPIRGQFTWAQPGNLGELREQLRLKLERLRDALSLPGAIMGAQPPSGEALREANLRFRQLTGLLRNLVEGLMTDLVTDYAAVVGAEPVPVAVLPPRDLEAADRIQVVAALYRDGLIPLRVAAREIQPYLPTWSDEELAEWLERQESIVTPSQVANLLGGGGE; the protein is encoded by the coding sequence GTGCTGCGTGCCCGCCTGGCTAACTTGACAGCGGAGATTCGCGCCCTGGATGAGGCCATGGCGTGGGCCGCCGGCACCTGGTCCCCCGCCCCCGGTGAAATCCTCCCTCACCCGGTGGGGCAGGAGGCCACCGCCGCGTGGCACCGCGCCCTCCGGCGCGTGGCCGCCATCGGCCCCCGCATCGTGTCCACCCTGGTGGGCGGCGTGGTGGGCTCCGTGACCTGGGGCGGGGAGAGCCGGAGGGTGGACCGCGCCCTCGAGGCCCTGGACCTCACCAAACTGGCCCGAGCCCTCACCGAGGACCTCCTGGTCCAGGGGGTGGCCGCCGGGTACGTGTACGAGCGGGAGGACGGCCAGGTGCGCATCGGGCGCATCACCGGCTACCTGCAGCCCATCCAGGACGGCCAGGACGCGGACATCCTGGTGGCCCTGTACCAGGTGCAGAGCTACCTGGACGTGGGGAGGGGCTTGCGGTACTGGGTGCGGTGGTGGGACCTCGAGGGTGCGGTGGCCCAGGAGTGGCGGGACCTGCCGGACCCTGTGTCTTTCTCCACCCGCCCCCCCTCAGCGGAAATCCCCGGCGTCCGGCCCAGGATGCGGGTGTGGGCGCTGGACCCGGACGGAACGCCCCAGTCCCTCATCCTCTGGGCGCTCCCCATGCTCCGGGACATCATGGCGTCTGAGCTCATGCTGGCCCGGGCAGAGGAGCTAGCCGGGTATCCCGTGCCGATCTTCGGGCCGGATACCGACGTGCAGGCGGTCGGCCCCGGTCTTCCTATCCGGGGCCAGTTCACGTGGGCGCAACCCGGCAACCTCGGAGAGCTCCGGGAGCAGCTCCGGCTCAAACTGGAGCGGCTGCGGGACGCCCTCTCTCTCCCAGGAGCCATCATGGGAGCCCAGCCCCCTTCCGGCGAGGCGCTCCGGGAGGCGAACCTTAGATTTAGGCAGCTCACGGGGCTACTTCGGAACCTGGTGGAGGGGCTCATGACCGACCTCGTGACCGACTACGCTGCCGTGGTGGGCGCTGAACCCGTACCGGTGGCGGTCCTCCCCCCCAGGGACCTCGAGGCCGCCGACCGTATCCAGGTGGTGGCTGCTCTGTACCGGGACGGGCTCATCCCCCTGCGGGTGGCCGCCAGGGAGATCCAGCCGTACCTTCCTACCTGGTCGGATGAGGAGCTAGCCGAGTGGCTGGAGCGTCAGGAGTCCATAGTCACTCCGAGCCAGGTGGCGAACCTCCTCGGTGGGGGTGGTGAATGA
- a CDS encoding P22 phage major capsid protein family protein yields MALQIISKTTADAWIPEIWAQEILTRLRANIVLARIVRRDYSNNVAQRGDTVNIPVPVTLSAFDVGDTGTQNVTLTTKQVVLNKFKHVPIKVDDLALAQTAPNLMEDLTGAAAQALAEAIERDLFALYTAASANVGTAGTDITAATVRAAKKTLDDALVPQTDRYLIVSPKDHISLMGDSSLAPFFAQANPEAIRQGILPNLYGFQVAMSQLVPVVTGTPSTTYNLALHRDALALVTRPLPAPMDGTPSVVVVDPEGGLSFRMTLRYDVLAKSHTISVDILYGVAAIRPELMVQVKG; encoded by the coding sequence ATGGCTTTGCAGATCATCAGCAAGACCACGGCAGACGCATGGATCCCGGAGATCTGGGCCCAGGAGATCCTCACCCGCTTGCGGGCCAACATCGTCCTGGCGCGGATCGTGCGCCGGGACTACTCCAACAACGTGGCCCAGCGGGGGGACACGGTGAACATCCCCGTCCCCGTCACCCTTTCCGCGTTTGATGTGGGCGACACCGGGACCCAGAACGTCACCCTAACCACCAAGCAGGTAGTCCTGAACAAGTTCAAACACGTTCCGATCAAGGTGGACGACCTGGCTCTAGCCCAGACCGCCCCCAACCTCATGGAGGACCTCACTGGGGCCGCGGCCCAAGCGCTTGCGGAAGCCATTGAGCGCGACCTGTTCGCCCTCTACACCGCGGCTTCCGCCAACGTGGGCACCGCGGGGACGGACATCACCGCGGCCACGGTGCGGGCGGCGAAGAAGACCCTGGACGACGCCCTGGTGCCCCAGACCGACCGCTACCTGATCGTGTCCCCCAAGGACCACATCAGCTTGATGGGGGATAGCTCTTTGGCCCCCTTCTTCGCCCAGGCCAACCCCGAGGCCATCCGCCAGGGCATCCTGCCCAACCTGTACGGCTTCCAGGTGGCTATGTCCCAGCTGGTGCCGGTGGTCACGGGCACCCCCAGCACCACCTACAACCTGGCCCTGCACCGGGACGCTTTAGCCCTCGTCACCCGGCCCCTCCCCGCCCCCATGGACGGGACGCCCTCCGTGGTCGTGGTGGACCCCGAGGGCGGGTTGTCCTTCAGGATGACCCTCCGCTACGACGTCCTGGCCAAGAGCCACACCATCAGCGTGGACATCCTCTACGGGGTGGCCGCCATCCGCCCCGAGCTCATGGTCCAGGTGAAGGGATAA
- a CDS encoding M23 family metallopeptidase, translated as MLFHPLGSPRWARVDAGFLDPAYLRIVGSEHPGVDLNRAGTSGDADLGHPVLCIAPGVVEEVAHDEVWGHVVLVRHDHAVARHVGRILGREIPALWSQYAHLLWPVVERGQRVLGGQAIGGMGKGGRQRYWAHLHFELRTTLLPALYWPGKRREVIERNYIDPAPVLAKTDQEHRYVWHLVVNLTKPDMPQVRPARGEDFGA; from the coding sequence ATGCTCTTCCACCCCCTAGGTAGCCCGAGGTGGGCGCGGGTAGACGCCGGGTTTCTGGACCCGGCGTACTTGCGCATCGTGGGGAGTGAGCACCCCGGCGTGGACCTGAACCGGGCTGGCACCTCGGGGGACGCCGACCTCGGCCACCCCGTCCTTTGCATCGCCCCCGGCGTGGTGGAGGAGGTAGCCCACGACGAGGTGTGGGGCCACGTGGTCCTGGTGCGCCATGACCACGCCGTGGCCCGGCACGTGGGGCGGATCCTCGGGCGGGAGATCCCCGCCCTCTGGAGCCAGTACGCCCACCTCCTCTGGCCCGTGGTGGAGCGGGGCCAGAGGGTACTGGGGGGGCAGGCCATCGGAGGGATGGGGAAGGGGGGGCGTCAGCGCTACTGGGCTCATCTGCACTTTGAGCTCCGCACGACACTCCTCCCCGCCCTCTACTGGCCGGGGAAGAGAAGGGAGGTGATCGAGCGGAACTACATTGACCCTGCTCCTGTGCTGGCGAAGACAGACCAGGAGCATCGGTACGTTTGGCACTTGGTTGTGAACCTCACCAAACCTGACATGCCCCAAGTGCGTCCAGCACGGGGCGAAGACTTTGGCGCGTAG
- a CDS encoding ABC transporter, which yields MVVPGPRDDAGGDPAQACGKALEAPMGQVGSLLVWNTQDTLFVRLSGTFPWQLTESHAYAGTAAPGNWWTFPAQAVHDPYVATFTYAFALANLGVNPGDTLHVAGHAFFLTPSYNFGEAQGHVEFTVNRCGTTPPPPGKDIVVFNDINPFDNTGMANVNNKLMVKNLVNYTTSGPRGAGTKVYFDRGRNSVCGGTGECGDSSLATMRSIIAGEGLAIEELGSTPGSITAIPAEVKVIFLWNPRETFTNGEINVLKQFASEGGRVVFIGEWQGYYDAITLENDFLGKMGAVMTNTGQAVDCGYNTLPQASLRPHQITQGMTNVTIACSSVLVPGPNDYPLYYDSTNTKVLSAVATIDVTPLPLGFVQPTKVIVSPQSLHPLLNPGSATGY from the coding sequence ATGGTGGTTCCAGGACCGCGGGACGACGCCGGAGGCGACCCCGCCCAGGCCTGCGGCAAGGCCCTCGAGGCCCCCATGGGCCAGGTGGGGAGCCTCTTGGTCTGGAACACCCAAGACACCCTTTTCGTACGGCTCTCCGGAACCTTCCCTTGGCAGCTTACGGAAAGCCATGCCTATGCGGGCACCGCCGCCCCAGGCAACTGGTGGACCTTCCCGGCCCAAGCGGTCCACGATCCTTACGTAGCCACTTTCACCTACGCCTTCGCGTTAGCGAACCTCGGCGTTAACCCTGGGGACACCTTGCACGTGGCCGGCCACGCCTTCTTCTTAACCCCCAGCTACAACTTTGGCGAAGCCCAGGGTCATGTGGAGTTCACCGTGAACCGCTGCGGCACCACCCCCCCACCCCCGGGTAAGGACATCGTGGTCTTCAACGACATCAACCCCTTTGATAACACCGGAATGGCCAACGTCAACAACAAGCTCATGGTGAAGAATCTCGTCAACTACACCACCTCTGGGCCTCGAGGGGCGGGAACCAAGGTCTATTTTGACCGGGGAAGGAACTCGGTTTGCGGCGGCACTGGAGAGTGTGGCGACTCTAGCCTCGCCACCATGCGGAGCATCATCGCTGGAGAAGGCTTGGCCATAGAAGAGCTCGGGTCCACCCCAGGCTCTATCACCGCCATCCCTGCCGAGGTCAAGGTCATCTTCCTCTGGAACCCCAGGGAGACCTTCACCAATGGTGAGATCAACGTGCTGAAGCAGTTCGCCTCCGAAGGCGGCCGGGTGGTCTTCATCGGGGAGTGGCAGGGCTACTACGATGCCATCACCCTGGAAAACGACTTCCTGGGCAAGATGGGGGCCGTCATGACCAACACCGGTCAAGCGGTGGACTGCGGCTACAATACCCTGCCCCAGGCTTCCTTGCGTCCCCACCAGATCACCCAGGGCATGACGAACGTCACCATTGCCTGCTCCTCGGTGCTGGTGCCAGGGCCCAACGACTACCCCCTTTACTACGACTCCACCAATACCAAGGTGCTTTCGGCCGTGGCCACCATTGACGTTACTCCCTTACCCTTGGGCTTCGTCCAGCCCACCAAGGTCATCGTGTCTCCCCAGAGCCTGCATCCCCTTTTGAACCCGGGTTCCGCCACCGGCTACTAA
- a CDS encoding WecB/TagA/CpsF family glycosyltransferase → MERLEILSLPLDPVDMEGALARIGDFLKEEGTHQVVTLNPEMAVRAQKEEALRRAILEAELVTPDGIGILWAAKRLLGLDLKERVTGVDLTLALLRRFPGIRVYLLGGKPGVAERAAAEARRLGAEVVGFHHGYFQEEEGVVEEIRQKAPDLLLVGMGERQEVFIHRHKPHLGAKVAMGVGGTLDVLAGEAKRPPAWAQRLGLEWLLRVGLDPKRWKRAPRLFRFAYLVLREKR, encoded by the coding sequence GTGGAACGGCTAGAGATCCTCAGCCTGCCCTTGGACCCCGTGGACATGGAAGGGGCCCTGGCCCGCATCGGGGACTTCCTGAAGGAAGAGGGCACCCATCAGGTGGTGACCCTGAACCCCGAGATGGCCGTGCGGGCCCAGAAGGAGGAGGCCTTAAGGCGGGCCATCCTCGAGGCGGAGTTGGTAACCCCGGACGGGATAGGTATTCTCTGGGCCGCCAAAAGGCTTCTCGGCCTGGACCTCAAGGAGCGGGTCACCGGGGTGGACCTTACCCTGGCCCTCTTGCGGCGCTTTCCTGGAATCCGGGTCTACCTCCTAGGGGGAAAACCCGGGGTAGCCGAGCGGGCCGCGGCCGAGGCCAGGCGGCTGGGGGCCGAGGTGGTGGGTTTCCATCACGGCTACTTCCAAGAGGAAGAAGGGGTGGTGGAGGAGATACGGCAAAAGGCCCCCGACCTCCTCTTGGTGGGCATGGGGGAAAGGCAGGAGGTCTTTATCCACCGGCACAAACCCCACCTGGGCGCCAAGGTGGCCATGGGGGTGGGGGGCACCCTGGACGTCCTGGCCGGCGAGGCGAAGCGCCCCCCCGCCTGGGCCCAGAGGCTGGGTCTGGAATGGCTTTTAAGGGTGGGCCTGGACCCCAAGCGCTGGAAAAGGGCCCCCAGGCTTTTCCGCTTCGCTTACCTTGTCCTTAGGGAAAAGCGCTAA
- a CDS encoding 2-phosphosulfolactate phosphatase, which translates to MCRVDLCRTPAPGPLVLVEVLPAGSVLTLLLSHGAEEAWVTPGPKVARLLAEELGKEALLLGEVEGFPPEGFHGRLSLVELEGLNLKGKRAILVAPMLNASLLPGEEEVYLVGFRNAKAALELLRPLKGIVLRPAGAPEPLLSAMVAAGFLQKKLAPHAPLSLASALLKAFPDPQEALFQSPEGQALHKEGRTEELARASLIGVDPVVPRLAGVRFFPKWEFGLTQDRYAQRFVPWNG; encoded by the coding sequence GTGTGCCGGGTTGACCTTTGCCGTACACCGGCCCCTGGCCCCTTGGTCCTGGTGGAGGTTCTTCCCGCAGGAAGCGTCCTCACCTTGCTCCTGTCCCATGGGGCCGAGGAGGCCTGGGTAACCCCCGGGCCCAAGGTGGCCCGCCTGCTGGCGGAGGAGTTGGGAAAGGAAGCCCTTCTTCTGGGCGAGGTGGAGGGGTTTCCCCCCGAGGGTTTCCATGGCCGTCTCTCCTTGGTGGAACTGGAAGGCTTGAACCTAAAGGGAAAACGGGCCATCCTGGTGGCCCCGATGCTGAACGCTAGCCTTCTTCCGGGAGAGGAGGAGGTTTACCTGGTGGGCTTCCGTAACGCCAAGGCCGCCTTGGAACTCCTCCGTCCGCTAAAGGGCATCGTGCTCCGGCCTGCGGGAGCCCCCGAGCCCCTGCTTTCTGCGATGGTGGCGGCGGGTTTTCTGCAGAAAAAGCTGGCCCCCCATGCCCCTTTAAGTCTGGCTTCCGCCCTCCTCAAGGCCTTCCCCGACCCCCAGGAGGCCCTTTTCCAAAGCCCTGAGGGCCAGGCCCTCCACAAGGAGGGGCGCACGGAGGAGCTGGCCCGGGCCAGCCTCATCGGAGTGGACCCGGTGGTGCCCCGGCTGGCCGGGGTGCGCTTCTTCCCCAAGTGGGAGTTCGGCCTGACCCAGGACCGCTACGCCCAGAGGTTCGTGCCGTGGAACGGCTAG